The sequence TTGTTTTTTGCTTTTTTTTATTCAGATTTGGCAGAAATTGGATTTTGTGATGACTCTTCTCAGTTTCAGGAGATTGTAGTCTACGGTAACAAGGAAAAAGAGAAAAATGCAGATGTGGTAAACGTATTCAAAGTAAACCCCGCTATGAGTTTTTCTATTACTGATTACCTCAAGGATATGGCAGGGGTAGAGATCTCAGAAAAATCACTTGTAGGAGACACGGGCGATGTGGTTAAGATCAGAGGTTTTGGGAATAGCAGATTGAAAGTATTCGAGAATGGAAGAGATATCAATGCCACAGGCGTTTATGGCGGCTTTTATGTGGACTGGAGCACCATACCGCCAATAAACGTTGACTCTATTAAGGTTATAAAAAGCGGCGTAGACGCTAAACTTGGAGTTTTAGGCGGCGCAATAGAGATTAAGAATAGAGTCCCGACTGGCACGCCAATAACAGAATTTTTTGGTTCATATGGGACTAGGGATACTCAAAATTACAGGTTTTATTTTGAAAACAAGATAAAGGATATACCCTTTAATATATCTATCGATCATCTCTCTTCTGACCCATTTTTACGAAACAATGATTTTCTATCAAACTCGTTTAACTTTTCCACGGTCATTCCAAACGTTTTCGATGGTAAAATCAATGTCTCAGCTTATTATACAAAAGTAAAAAGAGGCCTTATAGTAAATAATAGAAAATCAAATGATCCTCAAAGCCCACTGTGGAATGTACCCATTGATCCATCATATCCCACATCACTTGGAGAATTTATGCCTCCTGGCGGAGGACCTACAAGAACGCCTGTAATGGGTGCGTACTGGCAAAAGGAAAAAACTCTTCTGGATCTGTCGTATGAACGAAAAATATTTGGATGGAATGCGAAGATTGCAGGCTTTACAAATAGGGAAGAAAGATACGAGGTAAATCCTGGGCTTCTTATAAGAGATCTAAAGCCTGATAAGACCGATGGATTCTATATGGATTTTAGCAAGGATTTTTCAAAGCACCACGTGAGATTTGGCTATTACTTTAAAAATCAAGGCTCAGGGGACACATTTATAATTTATGAAAAAACAAACCCTCCCACTTACAATCAAAATAGCCCATCGAGCCAGAAGATAATTTACAATTCAGCATATCTTGATGACAGATTTAAGATATCAAAGAGATCATCTCTTTATATGGGCGTAAGATACGATAGCTTTCACGCAGAGGGAGCACCCATATTGCAGGATGGAAGAGGAACTTATGTTCAGGGTATATCTCTAACTGGCGATGCGATCACCCCAAGAATAAGCTTAGACTACGAGCTAACTAAAAACGATACTGCAACTCTTTCAGTATTCAAATCTGCAAGGATGCCTACCAACCCTGAATACTATTGGTGGATCACAGGTTATAGCGGAGCAAAGCTCGCAAATGGTGCACCCGCTCCCGGTTATAGGCCAGTAAACTATCTTTTAAAGCCAGAAAAGGAGGACGCAGTAGAACTTAGCATTAAAGGAAAAAGGCTCGGAGTTGACTACTCTATTAATGGCTATTATTATTCTATTCACGACTATATTATGTTTAGAATTGATCCAAATCCTACAAACAGAGTGGCTTACAACGTAGATGAAGTAAATATATATGGAGCTGAAACAACGCTTAAAAAGAGAATAAAGGGCATTGATACGGTACTAACTTATACTTATCAGAAAAGCACAAAGGTTAACGACGCGCTTGACACCCAGCATCTGTTAAACGGTTTGGACTATTTTCCAAGAAGCATGGCGAATCTGACCTTTCAGAAAAAGTTTGATAACGGCTTGATTTTAGATTTTGACAATCACTACGTATCAAAGCAAAATTTGCTCTATGCACCAAATAGCAGTAAGCTTGAGCTTGTTTCGATAAAGCCATATTATACTGCAGACCTTGGGATATCATACCTTGTACCAAAACACGA comes from Thermodesulfobium acidiphilum and encodes:
- a CDS encoding TonB-dependent receptor plug domain-containing protein — protein: MLVFLFFAFFYSDLAEIGFCDDSSQFQEIVVYGNKEKEKNADVVNVFKVNPAMSFSITDYLKDMAGVEISEKSLVGDTGDVVKIRGFGNSRLKVFENGRDINATGVYGGFYVDWSTIPPINVDSIKVIKSGVDAKLGVLGGAIEIKNRVPTGTPITEFFGSYGTRDTQNYRFYFENKIKDIPFNISIDHLSSDPFLRNNDFLSNSFNFSTVIPNVFDGKINVSAYYTKVKRGLIVNNRKSNDPQSPLWNVPIDPSYPTSLGEFMPPGGGPTRTPVMGAYWQKEKTLLDLSYERKIFGWNAKIAGFTNREERYEVNPGLLIRDLKPDKTDGFYMDFSKDFSKHHVRFGYYFKNQGSGDTFIIYEKTNPPTYNQNSPSSQKIIYNSAYLDDRFKISKRSSLYMGVRYDSFHAEGAPILQDGRGTYVQGISLTGDAITPRISLDYELTKNDTATLSVFKSARMPTNPEYYWWITGYSGAKLANGAPAPGYRPVNYLLKPEKEDAVELSIKGKRLGVDYSINGYYYSIHDYIMFRIDPNPTNRVAYNVDEVNIYGAETTLKKRIKGIDTVLTYTYQKSTKVNDALDTQHLLNGLDYFPRSMANLTFQKKFDNGLILDFDNHYVSKQNLLYAPNSSKLELVSIKPYYTADLGISYLVPKHDLRMDLMIYDIFNKKYQEVFGYPMPGRSVFGSLTLTF